The following proteins are encoded in a genomic region of Nicotiana sylvestris chromosome 4, ASM39365v2, whole genome shotgun sequence:
- the LOC104217965 gene encoding protein NRT1/ PTR FAMILY 4.5-like, with protein sequence MGICRDIKTEAQQLPRKGGTRAALFVYAVAGIDTMAFTSIGVSLVTYFYGYMNFSLTKSATTVTNFMGTAFLLSLFGAFLSDTYFSRFKTYVLFGSIQVLGYALLAVQAHFSQLRPFPCKNVPLSQSNQCESADIGQLAILYGGIYLIALGNSGVKAALPSLGADQFDEKDPKEAAKLSSYFNWLLFFITVGVMLGVTFLVWISDSQGWDWSFGVCCIAVGLAILLLTMGKPFYRNNIPKGSPLMRITQVFVAAFRNRNLPLPQNKEDLHQIKSREPENGTEILQRTDQFKFLDRAAILRTKQEASTSSAHGQWSLCTISQVEETKIVVRMLPIILSTVFMNTCMAQLQTFTIQQSLTMNRKIRNFEIPGPSITVIPQLFQLFLIPVYDRIFVPIARKLTEIPSGIRQLQRIGVGLVITAVSMAVAAVVESHRKSVAIEHNMVDSASPLPMSVFWLGYQYVIFATAEIFTLVGLLDFFYAESTSGMKSLSMAISWSSLAFGYFTSSLVVSVINKVSGGWLANNNLNRDKLDYFYWLLAGVSVLNFGFYLLCASWYKYKKLELNREDATSDKKAKGKMETCGV encoded by the exons CTGTGGCAGGGATTGATACCATGGCTTTTACTTCAATTGGTGTAAGCCTGGTGACTTACTTTTATGGGTATATGAACTTCAGCTTAACAAAATCTGCCACTACTGTCACAAATTTCATGGGAACCGCATTCTTGCTCTCATTATTTGGAGCCTTTCTCTCAGATACTTACTTCTCCAGATTCAAGACTTATGTTCTGTTTGGCAGCATTCAAGTCTTG GGATATGCACTTCTAGCTGTTCAAGCACATTTCAGCCAACTGAGACCATTTCCTTGCAAGAATGTACCCTTAAGCCAAAGCAATCAATGTGAATCTGCAGATATAGGCCAATTGGCAATCTTGTATGGAGGCATTTATCTAATAGCACTCGGAAACAGTGGTGTCAAAGCAGCTTTGCCATCTTTGGGTGCCGATCAATTTGATGAAAAGGATCCGAAAGAGGCTGCTAAGTTATCAAGTTACTTCAATTGGCTACTGTTCTTTATCACCGTTGGAGTCATGCTTGGTGTTACATTTTTAGTCTGGATAAGTGATAGCCAAGGATGGGATTGGTCTTTTGGTGTCTGCTGTATAGCAGTTGGTTTGGCAATCCTGCTCTTAACCATGGGAAAACCATTTTACAGAAACAACATTCCTAAAGGAAGCCCTCTTATGCGTATCACGCAGGTTTTTGTTGCAGCTTTTAGAAACAGAAATCTCCCATTACCACAAAACAAAGAAGATTTACATCAGATCAAGAGTAGAGAACCTGAAAATGGAACAGAGATTCTTCAAAGGACTGATCAATTCAA ATTTTTGGACAGGGCAGCCATACTGAGGACAAAACAAGAAGCATCTACATCAAGTGCACATGGACAATGGAGCCTCTGCACTATTTCACAAGTTGAAGAAACAAAGATTGTAGTCCGAATGCTCCCAATAATACTGAGCACTGTCTTCATGAACACTTGCATGGCTCAACTCCAGACCTTCACTATTCAGCAAAGTCTAACAATGAACAGAAAAATCCGAAACTTTGAGATCCCAGGGCCTTCAATAACTGTAATTCCACAATTGTTCCAACTCTTCCTGATCCCAGTCTATGATCGTATTTTCGTTCCAATAGCAAGAAAACTTACAGAGATCCCTTCTGGGATTCGACAACTCCAACGTATAGGTGTTGGACTAGTAATTACAGCAGTTTCTATGGCAGTAGCTGCAGTTGTAGAAAGTCACAGGAAATCAGTTGCCATTGAGCACAACATGGTTGATTCAGCCAGTCCATTACCTATGAGTGTGTTCTGGCTCGGATACCAATACGTAATATTTGCAACAGCTGAAATATTTACATTGGTGGGGTTGCTTGATTTCTTTTATGCAGAGAGCACATCAGGCATGAAATCACTGAGTATGGCCATTTCTTGGTCTTCTCTGGCATTTGGGTACTTCACAAGCTCATTGGTGGTGAGTGTAATTAACAAGGTGAGTGGTGGCTGGTTAGCTAATAACAACTTGAACAGAGACAAGCTCGACTACTTCTATTGGTTGCTAGCAGGAGTCAGTGTGCTGAACTTTGGGTTTTATTTACTGTGTGCATCTTGGTATAAATATAAGAAGCTAGAACTGAATCGAGAAGATGCTACCTCTGATAAGAAGGCCAAGGGGAAAATGGAAACATGTGGCGTTTAA
- the LOC104217966 gene encoding protein TUNICAMYCIN INDUCED 1, whose protein sequence is MIHTHSSTFLLIFVLLSPISIATSSSPLPFNISHFIYPRINYFEHPQSSPHPFLQDVLKGIAEKEKWDLEDLRVSKLDVKKLKFGTLRKYEFRVRMGKMEFVFLMSDEVSQWKDFNFLNKNESDFESLVKEIGSKATLDVLKIQGPFELYATGDDDYLSLNLPLNSSYTGLKRILVGEGITVEVKGADKISIFNISALLKLVNGSILTKSGGCEFGYVWQSSCIPLLPVHASGSASVLAYRTRNPGLRIETAFIPRRIIKLLAEKCYTRHIYRKRSLYSDFLSQKITLLGKVLRSFLGGRTSQIATLDLLKVKVEDLTLFRFQMELERGIPSNDTYWTALGQWRTKPAVERSWFEVTARFEEEVLKPRFIKKVRPFIEVDSSSWSNLMSNMSFTKISSFLVPPEPLTLDVRW, encoded by the exons ATGATCCATACCCATTCTTCTACTTTTCTCCTAATCTTTGTCCTTCTTTCTCCAATTTCAATTGCCACTTCCTCATCCCCTTTACCCTTCAACATCTCTCACTTCATTTATCCCAGAATCAACTACTTCGAACATCCCCAATCTTCACCTCACCCTTTTCTCCAG GATGTATTAAAAGGGATTGCTGAGAAAGAGAAATGGGATTTGGAGGACTTGAGAGTTTCCAAATTGGATGTGAAGAAATTAAAGTTTGGAACTTTAAGGAAGTATGAGTTTCGGGTTCGAATGGGGAAGATGGAATTTGTGTTCTTGATGTCAGATGAAGTGTCTCAGTGGAAAGACTTTAACTTTCTTAACAAGAATGAATCTGACTTTGAGTCATTGGTTAAAGAGATTGGTTCGAAGGCTACTCTTGATGTCTTGAAAATTCAAGGGCCATTTGAATTGTATGCTACTGGAGATGATGATTACCTCTCTTTGAACTTACCC CTGAACTCTTCCTATACGGGGTTGAAAAGGATCCTTGTTGGTGAGGGCATCACTGTAGAAGTTAAAGGTGCGGATAAAATATCAATTTTCAACATTTCTGCGTTGCTTAAATTGGTAAATGGAAGCATTTTGACCAAGTCGGGAGGTTGTGAATTTGGATATGTTTGGCAATCATCCTGCATACCGTTACTTCCAGTACATGCTAGTGGATCTGCATCAGTACTTGCATATAGGACCAGAAACCCTGGTTTAAGAATTGAAACTGCCTTTATACCGAGAAGAATCATCAAGTTGCTAGCTGAAAAATGTTATACAAGGCATATTTACAGAAAGCGGAGCTTGTATAGTGATTTTCTGAGTCAGAAGATAACATTACTCGGAAAAGTTCTAAGGAGTTTTCTAGGTGGCAGGACGAGTCAGATTGCAACTTTAGATCTTTTAAAAGTGAAAGTTGAAGACTTGACCCTTTTTCGCTTCCAGATGGAGTTGGAAAGAGGTATTCCCAGCAATGACACATACTGGACTGCTTTGGGGCAGTGGAGAACAAAGCCAGCTGTTGAACGTTCATGGTTTGAAGTAACAGCAAGGTTTGAGGAAGAGGTCTTGAAGCCGCGTTTCATTAAGAAGGTCAGACCTTTTATTGAAGTAGATTCATCgtcatggagtaatttgatgtCGAATATGTCCTTTACCaaaatttcatcttttcttgtccCTCCAGAGCCTTTAACATTGGATGTTAGATGGTAG
- the LOC138890452 gene encoding serine/threonine-protein phosphatase 7 long form homolog, translated as MQLDWSLITALVERWRPEAHTFHLPTGEATITLEDVQVLYGLRVDGQAVALPQYIRSMTRAQFLDMMGNLTGYRPQGDAGGSRVALSAIRDHMAFLHPDITGETEDLHIERYTRLALLLLFGCVLFPNTSGSKVSMRFLHHLQQLDGLPQYSWSVAVLAYLYRRMCRASMGPAVDICGFLPLL; from the coding sequence ATGcagcttgattggtctctcatcacggccttggtagagcggtggcgaccggaggcgcacacttttcacttgcccactggagaggccaccatcacgctggaggatgttcaggttttgtacgGGCTGCGCGTAGATGGACAGGCCGTAGCACTGCCCCAGTACATTAGATCCATGACGCGTGCACAGTTTTTGGATATGATGGGGAATCTTACTGGTTATAGACCTCAGGGTGACGCTGGGGGCAGTCGCGTTGCTTTGTCAGCCATCAGAGATCATATGGCATTTTTGCACCCAGACATTACCGGCGAGACTGAGGATCTCCACATTGAGAGGTACACGCGGTTGGCGCTGCTCCTGCTTTTCGggtgtgtcttgttcccgaacacttcagggagtaaagtgagtatgcgctttcTTCATCATCTTCAGCAGCTGGATGGTTTACCCCAGTACAGTTGGAGTGTTGCTGTTCTCGCATACCTATATAGGAGAATGTGTCGGGCGAGCATGGGCCCAGcggtggacatatgtggttttctgcccctcctatag